The Brachyspira aalborgi genome has a segment encoding these proteins:
- the ftsH gene encoding ATP-dependent zinc metalloprotease FtsH: MSNKKNNNRKSPMPQSGGGGNQIIIVLLLTMVVVMAVMYFQKNPQEKAVEWDYSTVVQKVKEGAVTEVTIVDQNIRNGKAFETVNGKINETSFYSFIPFTANGFVDLLIENNVKVKGEENKPSYFSIILVNLLPILAIGFLLWFFMFRQVQGSNNRAMSFGKSRARLLTKEDVKVTFKDVEGCKEAKEELVEVVQFLKDPVKFTKLGAKIPKGVLLVGPPGTGKTLLAKAVAGEANVPFFSMSGSEFVEMFVGVGASRVRDLFEQGKRSAPCIIFIDELDAVGRTRGAGYGGGHDEREQTLNQMLVEMDGFNTDTRIIIFAATNRPDVLDPALLRPGRFDRQVVVDLPDVKGREGIFKVHVSKIQHDPSIDLYHLARATPGFSGADIANMVNEAALIAARNDKPRVELPDFEEARDKVMMGPERRSILISEREKLNTAYHEAGHTLMAVLLQNTDSLHKVTIVPRGRSLGATWTLPSDGRYTLQRKKAIDEMSLLLGGRVAEEFKFGEDSVTTGASNDIERVTEMARRMVCEWGMSKLGPIAFGQKEQPIFLGKEIARHKDYSEETAQKIDEEVHRFVMKAYERTQRLLKENSDKFESLAKELFEKESLDIEDIERICEVKLDRVKDKLVYAGKDPKRGTDELEDSDYQDRDVKSVKEEVFNSPLKTVKKSEDEEKSAKMIKKTTSMKKINPKKKKEE, translated from the coding sequence ATGAGCAATAAAAAAAATAATAATAGAAAAAGCCCAATGCCTCAATCTGGAGGCGGAGGAAATCAAATAATAATAGTTTTGCTTCTAACTATGGTTGTAGTTATGGCGGTTATGTATTTTCAAAAAAATCCTCAAGAGAAAGCTGTTGAATGGGATTATTCTACCGTAGTTCAAAAAGTTAAAGAAGGAGCGGTAACCGAAGTAACGATAGTCGACCAAAATATAAGAAACGGCAAAGCCTTTGAAACGGTTAACGGTAAAATAAACGAAACAAGTTTTTATTCTTTTATACCTTTTACTGCAAACGGATTTGTAGATTTGCTTATAGAAAATAATGTAAAAGTCAAAGGAGAAGAAAATAAACCGAGTTATTTTAGTATAATACTTGTTAATTTGCTTCCGATTCTTGCCATAGGATTTTTATTATGGTTTTTTATGTTTAGGCAGGTTCAAGGCTCAAATAATAGAGCTATGAGTTTTGGAAAAAGCCGAGCTAGATTATTGACTAAAGAAGATGTTAAAGTAACTTTTAAGGATGTAGAAGGATGTAAAGAAGCTAAAGAAGAATTAGTCGAAGTTGTGCAATTTTTAAAAGACCCTGTTAAATTTACTAAACTTGGCGCTAAAATACCGAAAGGCGTTTTATTGGTAGGTCCTCCAGGAACGGGTAAAACTCTTCTTGCAAAAGCGGTTGCGGGCGAGGCAAATGTTCCGTTTTTCAGCATGTCGGGTTCTGAATTTGTTGAAATGTTTGTCGGAGTAGGAGCTTCGAGAGTTAGAGATTTATTCGAGCAGGGAAAGAGAAGCGCTCCTTGTATAATATTTATAGACGAGCTTGACGCGGTTGGAAGAACGAGAGGCGCTGGATACGGAGGCGGACATGACGAAAGAGAGCAGACTTTAAACCAAATGTTAGTAGAAATGGACGGATTTAATACCGACACAAGAATAATAATATTTGCAGCGACTAACCGTCCCGATGTATTGGACCCAGCTTTACTTCGTCCTGGAAGATTCGACAGGCAAGTTGTGGTTGATTTACCCGATGTTAAAGGAAGAGAGGGAATATTTAAAGTTCATGTTTCAAAAATACAACATGACCCTTCAATAGATTTGTATCATTTAGCGAGAGCGACTCCTGGATTTTCGGGAGCGGATATTGCCAATATGGTTAATGAAGCCGCTTTAATTGCCGCAAGAAACGATAAACCGAGAGTTGAACTTCCCGATTTTGAGGAAGCGAGAGATAAAGTTATGATGGGACCAGAAAGACGAAGCATATTAATAAGCGAGAGAGAAAAATTGAATACGGCTTATCATGAAGCGGGACATACTTTAATGGCGGTTTTACTTCAAAATACCGATTCTTTGCATAAAGTGACTATTGTGCCGAGAGGAAGAAGTTTAGGCGCTACTTGGACTTTGCCATCTGACGGAAGATATACTTTACAGAGAAAAAAAGCTATAGACGAAATGTCATTACTTTTGGGAGGAAGAGTCGCCGAAGAGTTTAAATTTGGAGAAGATTCGGTTACTACGGGAGCTTCAAACGATATTGAAAGAGTGACGGAAATGGCAAGAAGGATGGTTTGCGAATGGGGAATGAGTAAGCTTGGACCAATCGCTTTTGGACAGAAAGAACAGCCTATATTTTTAGGAAAAGAGATTGCAAGACATAAAGATTATAGCGAAGAGACAGCTCAAAAAATAGACGAAGAAGTTCATAGATTTGTTATGAAAGCTTATGAAAGAACTCAAAGACTTCTTAAAGAAAATTCTGATAAGTTTGAAAGTTTAGCGAAGGAATTATTTGAAAAAGAATCTTTGGATATAGAAGATATAGAGAGAATATGCGAAGTTAAACTTGATAGAGTAAAAGATAAACTCGTATATGCAGGAAAGGACCCTAAAAGAGGAACGGATGAACTTGAAGATAGCGATTATCAAGATAGAGATGTAAAAAGCGTTAAGGAAGAGGTTTTTAATAGCCCGCTTAAAACCGTTAAAAAAAGCGAAGACGAAGAAAAGTCTGCTAAAATGATAAAAAAAACTACTTCAATGAAAAAAATTAATCCGAAGAAAAAGAAAGAAGAATAA